Proteins from one Mucilaginibacter jinjuensis genomic window:
- a CDS encoding aromatic amino acid hydroxylase, with translation MSDFNDFNNPQVAKLPRHLKQFIVDQHYEHYTPVDHAVWRYVMRQNYAYLKDVAYYPYIPGLQKAGLTIEKIPDLQEMNNALAQIGWGAVTVDGFIPPAAFMEYQAYRVLVIAADIRQLKHIEYTPAPDIIHESAGHAPIIADKDYHEYLSYFGSIGAKAMFSAQDFELYEAIRALSILKEMPDANPDEIAKAEELVTYRQENIGEPSEMALLSRLHWWTVEYGLIGPLNNPKIYGAGLLSSIGESASCMQADVAKLPYTIDAINYTYDITKTQPQLFVTPTFQNLIDVLEEFANTMSFRRGGVYGLQKAVDSKNTCTAVYSSGLQVSGIFTGFAQQNNVPTFIKTTGPSSLSVDNKELKGHGKDYHKDGFSSPVGKLKGSEKALEDYRLADLDKAGIEVGENTNLTFESGITVQGRVKGMVINSHKIQVICFTNCTVKDAEGNILFDPSWGVYDMAVGDRITSVFCGAADKEAFEEIVYKSNTNTVHAEHDANTLELHKLYQQIRNCRQSHTGYSNLSGIWQTLQHNHADDWLCALELLEILDHEEIETHLADEIRTFLEAKAINEPELKKLINDGLYLIKHPVEQKLVV, from the coding sequence ATGAGCGATTTTAATGATTTTAACAATCCGCAGGTAGCTAAACTGCCGCGGCACTTAAAGCAGTTTATTGTAGATCAGCATTATGAGCATTATACCCCGGTTGACCATGCTGTATGGCGTTATGTAATGCGCCAGAATTATGCCTACTTAAAAGACGTTGCCTACTACCCATATATTCCCGGATTACAAAAAGCAGGGTTAACCATCGAGAAAATTCCCGACCTGCAGGAGATGAACAACGCCCTTGCCCAAATTGGCTGGGGAGCGGTTACAGTTGATGGTTTTATCCCTCCCGCTGCCTTTATGGAGTACCAGGCTTACCGGGTTTTAGTTATCGCAGCCGATATCCGTCAGCTAAAACATATTGAGTATACGCCTGCGCCGGATATTATCCACGAATCTGCCGGCCACGCACCTATTATTGCTGATAAGGATTATCATGAATATCTGAGCTATTTTGGATCAATAGGTGCAAAAGCTATGTTCTCGGCGCAGGATTTTGAATTGTATGAAGCCATCCGTGCCTTATCAATCTTAAAAGAAATGCCGGATGCAAATCCTGATGAGATAGCTAAAGCAGAAGAACTCGTTACTTATCGCCAGGAAAACATCGGCGAGCCTTCTGAAATGGCTTTATTAAGCCGCCTGCATTGGTGGACGGTTGAATATGGTTTGATTGGCCCGCTTAACAATCCAAAGATCTATGGTGCAGGCTTGCTTTCATCAATCGGCGAAAGCGCAAGTTGCATGCAGGCTGATGTGGCCAAGTTGCCTTATACCATCGATGCCATTAACTATACTTACGATATTACCAAAACGCAGCCGCAGCTGTTTGTAACACCAACTTTCCAAAACCTGATTGATGTGCTGGAAGAGTTTGCCAACACCATGTCGTTCCGCCGGGGCGGGGTTTATGGTTTGCAAAAGGCTGTCGACAGTAAAAATACCTGCACAGCGGTTTACAGTTCGGGCTTGCAGGTGAGCGGTATATTTACCGGTTTTGCACAGCAAAACAATGTGCCTACGTTTATTAAAACTACCGGGCCAAGCAGTTTATCGGTTGATAATAAAGAGCTGAAAGGTCACGGAAAAGATTATCATAAAGATGGCTTTAGCTCACCTGTAGGTAAATTAAAAGGATCTGAGAAAGCACTGGAAGACTATAGGCTTGCCGATTTAGACAAAGCCGGAATTGAGGTCGGAGAAAATACCAACCTCACATTCGAAAGTGGCATTACCGTACAAGGCCGGGTTAAAGGCATGGTAATCAACAGTCATAAAATCCAGGTGATTTGCTTTACCAATTGCACGGTTAAAGATGCAGAAGGCAATATCTTGTTCGACCCAAGCTGGGGTGTTTATGATATGGCAGTAGGTGACCGGATAACTTCTGTTTTCTGCGGTGCAGCCGATAAGGAAGCTTTTGAGGAAATCGTCTATAAATCGAACACCAATACGGTGCATGCAGAGCATGATGCTAATACCTTAGAGCTGCACAAACTATATCAGCAGATAAGGAATTGCAGACAATCGCACACAGGTTACAGCAATCTGTCCGGTATCTGGCAAACCTTACAGCATAATCATGCTGATGACTGGCTTTGTGCTTTAGAACTTTTAGAAATCCTGGATCATGAAGAGATAGAAACCCACCTTGCCGACGAGATCCGAACTTTCTTAGAGGCAAAAGCTATAAATGAGCCCGAACTTAAAAAACTCATTAACGATGGTCTATATTTAATCAAACATCCGGTTGAGCAAAAACTGGTTGTATAA
- a CDS encoding SDR family NAD(P)-dependent oxidoreductase, whose protein sequence is MNIIITGASSGVGFEAALELILKDHYKVIVLARSQNKLSRLQEIANSLNPGCTIYPVAFDLVHDDYNDLKSFINARFDGHVDILINNAGALINKPFDQLDEMDFVDMMQTNFLAHVRITQALLPMMSAGSHIVNIGSMGGVQGSAKFKGLSAYSASKAALHNFTETLAQELVDRKISVNCLALGSAQTEMLEQAFPGYESPVMAFEMGKYIADFAITGSKFFNGKILPVAVTTP, encoded by the coding sequence ATGAATATCATTATTACCGGAGCCAGCAGTGGCGTAGGCTTTGAGGCCGCTCTCGAACTCATATTAAAAGACCATTATAAAGTGATTGTGCTTGCGCGATCACAAAATAAACTAAGCCGCTTACAGGAAATTGCCAACAGCCTTAATCCCGGCTGTACCATTTACCCGGTGGCCTTTGATCTGGTGCACGATGATTACAACGATCTGAAATCATTTATCAATGCCCGATTTGATGGCCATGTTGATATCCTGATCAACAATGCCGGTGCGCTTATTAACAAACCATTTGACCAGTTGGATGAGATGGATTTTGTTGATATGATGCAAACCAACTTCCTCGCTCACGTGCGTATCACACAAGCATTATTGCCGATGATGAGCGCTGGTTCGCACATTGTAAATATTGGCAGCATGGGCGGCGTACAAGGCAGCGCTAAATTTAAAGGCTTATCTGCTTATTCAGCCAGTAAAGCTGCACTGCATAACTTTACCGAAACACTGGCACAGGAACTTGTGGATAGAAAAATCAGCGTAAACTGCCTGGCTTTAGGCTCGGCACAAACAGAAATGCTGGAGCAGGCTTTCCCGGGCTATGAGTCGCCGGTTATGGCGTTTGAAATGGGTAAGTATATTGCCGATTTTGCGATTACAGGAAGCAAGTTTTTCAATGGAAAGATATTGCCGGTAGCGGTTACAACACCTTAG
- a CDS encoding sensor histidine kinase — protein sequence MSAPVSTFVNLRWGFVACGAIWTALQLYLIHSYGFDWYIAITDSCVSTVALAGACWLIDNTLRFYQPSKSSYLNLLIWCALLAGICLAISRFALPAMIKDGEYFVFVIKSLVIRYFTNFMAIGWMAMISLVWYAQQDNKENEKRKAEAEKLAKEAELYTLRQQLQPHFLFNSLNSINALIGFKPEEARKMIHQLSDFLRGTLKKDDQQQVTLNEELAHLQLYLDIEKVRFGHRLQTEISCDDQCRSALMPPLLLQPVVENAIKFGLYDTTGEVIVSLRGEVDEGYLVIIVQNPYDPQTAKPRQGTGFGLSGMQRRLYLIYTRNDLVETYVNDNIFTTIIKIPQP from the coding sequence TTGAGCGCACCTGTATCAACCTTTGTAAACCTTCGCTGGGGCTTTGTAGCCTGTGGCGCTATATGGACTGCATTGCAGCTGTATTTGATACATAGCTACGGCTTTGATTGGTATATTGCTATTACCGATAGCTGTGTTAGTACAGTTGCCCTGGCTGGTGCCTGCTGGTTAATTGATAATACGCTGCGTTTCTATCAGCCCTCAAAAAGCAGTTATTTAAACTTACTCATCTGGTGTGCATTACTGGCCGGTATTTGTTTAGCCATTTCACGCTTTGCCTTACCAGCCATGATAAAAGATGGCGAGTATTTTGTATTCGTCATCAAATCGCTTGTTATACGCTACTTTACCAATTTTATGGCCATAGGCTGGATGGCCATGATCAGTTTGGTATGGTACGCCCAGCAAGACAATAAAGAAAACGAAAAACGCAAAGCCGAAGCCGAAAAACTTGCAAAAGAGGCCGAGCTTTATACCCTGCGCCAACAATTACAACCACACTTTTTATTCAATAGTTTAAACTCTATCAATGCACTGATAGGTTTTAAACCCGAAGAGGCGAGAAAAATGATCCACCAGTTATCGGATTTTTTAAGAGGGACATTGAAAAAAGACGATCAACAGCAGGTTACTTTGAACGAAGAACTGGCGCACCTGCAATTATATCTCGATATTGAGAAAGTACGTTTTGGGCACCGTTTACAAACCGAGATTAGTTGTGATGACCAATGCCGTAGTGCTTTAATGCCGCCTTTGCTCTTACAACCCGTGGTAGAAAACGCCATTAAGTTTGGTTTATACGATACCACCGGCGAAGTAATAGTAAGTTTAAGGGGTGAAGTTGATGAGGGTTACCTGGTAATCATCGTACAAAATCCTTATGACCCACAGACTGCTAAACCACGCCAGGGCACAGGCTTTGGCCTTAGCGGAATGCAGCGCCGTTTATATTTAATATATACCCGCAATGATTTGGTTGAAACCTATGTAAATGATAATATATTTACAACTATTATAAAAATACCTCAGCCCTAA
- a CDS encoding SDR family oxidoreductase, which produces MEATNKIALVTGSSRGLGKNEAITLAKKGNDVIITYNSRKDEADKVVAEIEALGRKAAAIQLNTGDVKTFAAFKTELIATLQKVWNTDKFNFLINNAGIDARAPFAEATEEDFDNLFNIHFKGVFFLTQILLPVIADGGRIINTSTGLTRFATPGYSAYASMKGAIEVLTKYLAKELGSRGIAVNLVAPGIIETDFTAAAREHPGVVEFLSSQTALGRIGQPDDIGGVVAFLCSDDARWITAQRIEASGGMFL; this is translated from the coding sequence ATGGAAGCAACAAACAAAATAGCCCTGGTAACCGGCAGCAGCCGTGGACTAGGTAAAAACGAAGCCATTACCCTGGCTAAAAAGGGTAACGATGTAATTATCACCTACAACAGCCGCAAAGACGAGGCCGACAAAGTAGTGGCCGAAATTGAGGCTTTAGGCCGCAAAGCCGCCGCTATACAACTTAACACCGGCGATGTTAAAACTTTCGCAGCTTTTAAAACCGAACTAATAGCAACCCTGCAAAAGGTTTGGAATACCGATAAGTTCAACTTCCTGATCAATAATGCCGGCATTGATGCCCGTGCACCATTTGCCGAAGCTACTGAAGAGGATTTCGACAACCTGTTCAATATTCACTTTAAAGGCGTTTTCTTTTTAACCCAAATTCTGCTGCCGGTAATTGCCGATGGAGGCCGCATCATTAACACATCAACCGGCTTAACCCGTTTTGCTACGCCGGGATATTCGGCTTACGCATCAATGAAAGGCGCTATCGAAGTATTAACCAAATATCTGGCTAAAGAGTTAGGCAGTCGTGGTATTGCCGTTAACCTGGTGGCTCCCGGCATTATCGAAACCGATTTTACCGCTGCCGCCCGCGAGCATCCTGGTGTGGTAGAATTCCTGTCGTCACAAACCGCACTGGGCCGTATCGGTCAGCCGGATGATATTGGCGGCGTGGTAGCTTTCTTGTGTTCAGATGACGCCCGCTGGATCACTGCACAAAGGATTGAGGCATCGGGTGGGATGTTCTTGTAG
- a CDS encoding dienelactone hydrolase family protein yields MNNSYVTLNVADGTAMQAYTVLPKNVNESTPAILVFQEAFGVNGHMRRVTERFASEGYIAICPELFHRTAPVGFEGDYSNFAGVMPHYSALTNEGLQADITAAYNWLNKQEGDKSRIFSVGYCLGGRVSFLANATVPLAAAVSYYGGGTDGLLHLADQLSGKHLFFWGGLDTHIPKETVDKITEALTYAGKQYANVVFSDAHHAFDCEDRPSFNPSASKESWALTLEFLRNN; encoded by the coding sequence ATGAATAACAGTTATGTAACTTTAAATGTGGCTGATGGCACAGCCATGCAAGCCTACACCGTTTTACCGAAAAACGTAAATGAAAGCACACCTGCCATCCTGGTTTTTCAGGAAGCTTTTGGCGTAAACGGACACATGCGCCGTGTAACCGAACGCTTTGCCAGCGAAGGCTATATTGCCATCTGTCCCGAATTATTTCACCGTACCGCACCTGTGGGTTTTGAGGGTGATTACAGCAATTTTGCCGGTGTAATGCCGCATTACAGCGCCTTAACAAACGAAGGTTTGCAAGCCGATATCACCGCTGCATACAATTGGCTAAACAAGCAAGAGGGTGATAAATCAAGAATTTTTAGCGTAGGTTATTGTTTGGGTGGCCGTGTTTCGTTTTTAGCAAATGCTACAGTGCCTTTGGCTGCCGCGGTTTCTTATTATGGCGGTGGCACGGATGGTTTGCTTCACCTGGCCGATCAGTTGAGCGGCAAGCACTTGTTTTTCTGGGGAGGGCTGGATACGCACATCCCTAAAGAAACCGTTGATAAAATTACCGAAGCTTTAACATACGCCGGTAAGCAGTACGCTAACGTTGTTTTCTCTGATGCCCATCACGCTTTTGATTGTGAAGACCGCCCAAGTTTTAACCCATCGGCCTCGAAAGAATCATGGGCTTTAACGCTGGAGTTTTTGAGAAACAATTAA
- a CDS encoding helix-turn-helix domain-containing protein yields the protein METLAAKIPKKIFARQHEITADYLKAIDKHLDDILSGAAVDMYEIRDFAELLHIHPTHLSNTIKLTTGKAPCYFIEHRILDIVRDQLVNTNMPIAEIARNLTYDPSNFTKFFKHFEGMTPNKYRQAHQKTETVTI from the coding sequence ATGGAAACCCTTGCAGCCAAAATCCCGAAAAAGATCTTCGCCCGCCAACACGAAATTACTGCCGATTACCTGAAGGCGATTGATAAGCATCTCGACGATATTTTGAGCGGTGCTGCAGTTGATATGTACGAGATCAGGGATTTTGCAGAATTGCTGCATATCCATCCCACGCATTTAAGTAATACTATAAAACTCACTACTGGTAAAGCGCCCTGTTATTTTATCGAACATCGAATACTGGATATTGTACGAGATCAGCTGGTGAATACCAACATGCCCATTGCCGAAATTGCCCGCAATCTCACCTACGACCCTTCCAACTTCACCAAGTTCTTCAAGCATTTTGAGGGGATGACACCAAATAAGTATCGCCAGGCGCATCAAAAAACTGAAACAGTCACCATTTAA
- a CDS encoding carbon-nitrogen hydrolase — translation MSKVQVGLVQMSCTADKQQNLQKAIEKVREAAQKGAQIVCLQELFTSLYFCDVEDYDNFKLAEPIPGPSTDELSKLAAELGVVIIASLFEKRAQGLYHNTTAVLDADGQYLGKYRKMHIPDDPGFYEKFYFTPGDLGYKVFKTKFATIGVLICWDQWYPEAARITALMGAEILFYPTAIGWATTQDADTNTEQYNAWQTIQRSHSIANAVHVVSVNRVGEEAGVEFWGGSFVSNPFGKVMYQASHSEEEVTIVELDLNKTDHYRTHWPFLRDRRIDSYQPITKRLIDED, via the coding sequence ATGAGTAAAGTACAAGTGGGCCTGGTGCAAATGAGTTGTACTGCCGATAAGCAGCAGAACTTGCAGAAGGCTATTGAAAAGGTGCGTGAAGCCGCCCAAAAGGGTGCGCAGATCGTTTGTTTGCAGGAGCTTTTTACCTCCCTTTATTTTTGTGACGTAGAAGATTACGACAATTTTAAACTGGCCGAGCCAATCCCTGGCCCGTCGACAGACGAGTTGTCTAAGCTTGCTGCCGAACTGGGTGTGGTAATTATTGCCTCGTTATTTGAGAAACGTGCGCAAGGCCTTTACCATAACACTACTGCTGTTTTAGATGCCGACGGCCAGTATTTGGGCAAGTATCGCAAGATGCACATCCCTGATGATCCGGGCTTTTACGAAAAATTCTACTTCACCCCGGGCGACCTGGGCTATAAAGTTTTCAAAACCAAATTTGCCACCATCGGCGTGCTGATCTGCTGGGATCAATGGTACCCCGAAGCAGCACGTATCACCGCCTTAATGGGTGCTGAGATCTTGTTTTACCCAACTGCTATTGGCTGGGCAACCACACAAGATGCTGATACTAACACCGAGCAATACAATGCTTGGCAAACCATTCAGCGCTCACACTCTATTGCCAATGCTGTACACGTAGTAAGTGTAAACCGCGTTGGCGAAGAAGCAGGTGTTGAATTCTGGGGCGGTTCATTTGTGTCGAATCCATTCGGCAAAGTAATGTATCAGGCTTCGCACAGCGAAGAAGAGGTTACCATCGTTGAACTGGATTTGAATAAAACAGATCATTACAGAACGCATTGGCCGTTTTTACGCGACAGAAGAATTGACTCTTATCAGCCGATAACAAAACGTTTAATCGACGAGGATTAA
- a CDS encoding SRPBCC family protein — translation MPEIILQTFISAPAKVCFDLSLSIDLHKISTAHTNEEAIEGTTIGLIKLGEYVTWRARHFGIWFKMTSEITSLIPNESFIDEMLKGPFKSIKHTHTFEAQSCGTLMTDVFCFQSPFGVLGFIADKLILTAYLKKLLIDRNAVIKKYAENGDKSLIV, via the coding sequence ATGCCCGAGATCATCCTACAAACCTTTATTTCAGCACCCGCAAAGGTTTGTTTTGATCTTTCCCTGAGTATCGATCTGCATAAAATTTCCACTGCCCATACCAACGAAGAAGCCATTGAAGGCACTACCATCGGCCTCATTAAACTTGGCGAATATGTAACCTGGCGAGCCCGCCACTTTGGTATCTGGTTTAAGATGACTTCTGAAATCACCAGTCTTATACCTAACGAATCTTTTATAGATGAGATGCTGAAAGGGCCGTTCAAATCAATCAAACACACGCATACTTTCGAAGCCCAGAGTTGCGGTACATTGATGACGGATGTATTCTGTTTTCAATCTCCGTTTGGGGTATTAGGGTTTATTGCTGATAAACTAATTCTGACTGCTTATCTCAAAAAATTACTGATCGATCGAAATGCTGTAATTAAAAAGTATGCGGAGAATGGGGATAAAAGTTTAATAGTCTGA
- a CDS encoding LytR/AlgR family response regulator transcription factor gives MKRALLIDDEPLARMVVLEYLQDYKDQIEVLQECGDGFEGMKAIMQSQPDLIFLDVQMPKINGFEMLELLEQPPAVIFTTAFDEFAIKAFEAHAIDYLLKPFSKERFHKAVEKYLAQSGTPVQQQKQTESLLEEVATQSPVQHDRIVVKTGTKVKIIPVHDVLYLEADDDYVSVHTAEGSFLKNKTMSFFEKVLDVRQFVRVHRSYIVAIDQITRIDPYEKDSHIAILKSGAKIPVSKSGYVKLKQVLGI, from the coding sequence ATGAAACGAGCATTACTCATTGATGATGAACCACTGGCACGCATGGTGGTTCTGGAATATTTGCAGGATTATAAAGACCAGATAGAGGTGCTGCAGGAATGTGGCGACGGCTTTGAAGGCATGAAAGCCATTATGCAATCTCAGCCCGACCTGATTTTTCTGGATGTGCAAATGCCCAAGATCAATGGTTTTGAAATGCTCGAATTGTTAGAGCAGCCACCCGCTGTAATTTTTACCACCGCTTTTGATGAGTTTGCCATTAAAGCCTTTGAGGCCCACGCGATAGATTATTTATTGAAACCTTTCAGTAAAGAACGTTTCCATAAAGCAGTTGAGAAATATTTGGCACAAAGCGGTACACCGGTTCAACAGCAAAAACAAACAGAGAGTTTGTTGGAAGAAGTTGCAACCCAGTCGCCTGTGCAGCACGATCGTATTGTGGTGAAGACCGGTACCAAAGTTAAAATTATCCCGGTACACGATGTACTCTATCTCGAAGCCGATGATGACTACGTAAGTGTGCACACTGCCGAAGGCTCATTCCTGAAAAACAAAACCATGAGTTTCTTCGAGAAGGTGCTCGATGTTCGCCAGTTTGTGCGCGTACACCGCTCATATATTGTAGCTATAGACCAGATTACCCGCATAGATCCTTACGAGAAAGATTCGCATATAGCCATCCTTAAATCGGGCGCTAAAATCCCGGTTAGTAAATCGGGCTATGTGAAGTTGAAGCAGGTACTGGGGATATAA
- a CDS encoding lysylphosphatidylglycerol synthase transmembrane domain-containing protein, translating into MSETEDFVAPKTPKTTKQKLWDAAKLILKIVVTAALLWYVFSKVPLWEVKDRLVHANYWWMAAALCTFIISTFVSSWRLLSFIKSIGLKLDWRFNLRLYLLGMFYNFLLPGGIGGDGYKIWLLNKRYKLPAKKVFWALLFDRLSGLWAIGLIVCALIIFIPQIDLHFAIPGSIFIVGSIIYYGVVHFFFKDYGRYFFTAHLKAVLVQSLQVLTILLVMMGQNFNGKFAPYLLSFLLSALAAVLPTLGGAGAREAIFTRLAGVFNMQVGLAVYLSISFYLISLIVALFGIYYVLRPSRLEEGLPPMDHETAPIEEENPFSPL; encoded by the coding sequence ATGAGTGAAACGGAAGATTTTGTTGCCCCTAAAACACCCAAAACTACCAAGCAGAAGTTATGGGATGCCGCTAAACTAATTCTGAAAATAGTTGTAACCGCAGCTTTGCTGTGGTACGTGTTCAGCAAGGTGCCCCTTTGGGAGGTTAAAGACAGGCTGGTACATGCCAATTACTGGTGGATGGCCGCTGCTTTATGTACATTCATTATTTCCACATTTGTTTCCTCATGGCGCTTGTTAAGCTTTATTAAATCTATCGGCCTAAAGCTCGACTGGCGTTTTAACCTGCGCTTGTACCTATTAGGCATGTTCTACAACTTCCTGCTCCCGGGTGGTATCGGTGGCGATGGTTACAAGATTTGGCTATTGAACAAACGTTATAAGCTACCTGCTAAAAAAGTATTCTGGGCGCTATTGTTTGATAGATTAAGTGGCCTATGGGCAATCGGGTTGATTGTTTGTGCGCTCATCATTTTCATCCCACAAATTGATTTACACTTTGCCATACCAGGCAGCATATTTATTGTAGGCAGTATTATTTATTACGGCGTTGTCCATTTCTTTTTTAAAGATTACGGCCGTTACTTTTTCACTGCACACTTAAAAGCTGTGCTTGTACAGTCTTTACAGGTATTAACCATCCTATTGGTTATGATGGGTCAGAATTTCAACGGTAAATTTGCTCCCTACCTTTTATCGTTCCTGTTATCTGCATTGGCGGCAGTACTGCCAACTTTAGGAGGAGCAGGTGCCCGCGAAGCTATATTTACCCGCCTTGCCGGCGTATTTAACATGCAGGTTGGCTTGGCTGTTTATCTGAGCATTTCTTTTTATCTGATCTCTTTAATTGTGGCATTATTTGGCATTTACTATGTATTACGCCCAAGCCGTTTAGAAGAAGGTTTACCACCGATGGATCATGAAACGGCTCCGATAGAAGAAGAAAACCCTTTTAGCCCTTTATAG
- a CDS encoding agmatine deiminase family protein translates to MDQSTPNLPGQAGFAFPAEWAPHTATWLSWPHKEESWPGKIGLIYSKYCEFIKVVAEGELVRINVKDELMMAFAKEQLQAVGADLSKIEFYEFPTNDAWCRDHGPAFLINAETKEKVIVDWGYNAWGGKYPPFDLDDVIPTRIAYQFGLPVYHPGIVMEGGSVDFNGAGTVLTTTACLLNENRNPHLTKEQIEEYLQNYYGVKQVLWLGDGIIGDDTDGHIDDITRFINEDTVVTVVEDKPEDENYHILQENLETLKTMRLLDGRPLNIVELPMPDAVIYDDQRLPASYANFYIANSAVVVPTYRCDKDALALEILQNCFPDRKVVGIDSTDIIWGLGSFHCLSQQEPAL, encoded by the coding sequence ATGGATCAATCAACTCCAAACCTTCCCGGCCAAGCCGGATTTGCATTTCCTGCCGAATGGGCGCCACACACCGCTACCTGGTTAAGCTGGCCTCACAAGGAAGAATCATGGCCAGGTAAAATCGGGCTTATCTACAGCAAATACTGCGAGTTTATCAAAGTAGTTGCCGAAGGTGAGCTGGTACGCATCAACGTAAAAGATGAGCTGATGATGGCTTTTGCCAAAGAACAACTACAAGCAGTTGGTGCTGATTTGAGTAAGATTGAATTCTACGAATTCCCTACCAATGATGCCTGGTGCCGCGACCACGGTCCGGCGTTTTTGATTAATGCAGAGACGAAGGAGAAAGTGATTGTTGACTGGGGCTACAACGCTTGGGGCGGCAAATATCCACCGTTTGATCTGGATGATGTGATCCCAACACGTATTGCTTACCAGTTTGGCTTGCCTGTTTACCACCCCGGTATTGTGATGGAAGGTGGTTCGGTTGATTTTAACGGTGCCGGTACGGTGTTAACTACTACCGCCTGTTTGCTGAATGAGAACCGCAACCCGCATTTAACCAAAGAACAGATTGAAGAATATCTGCAAAATTACTACGGTGTTAAACAGGTGCTTTGGCTGGGCGATGGTATTATAGGTGATGATACCGACGGCCACATAGATGATATTACCCGCTTTATTAACGAGGATACCGTAGTTACCGTAGTAGAAGATAAGCCGGAAGATGAGAACTATCACATCCTGCAGGAAAACCTGGAAACTTTAAAAACCATGCGTTTGCTGGATGGCAGACCATTAAACATAGTTGAGCTGCCGATGCCCGATGCGGTGATCTATGACGATCAGCGTTTACCGGCATCTTACGCCAACTTCTATATTGCCAATAGCGCCGTAGTGGTACCAACTTACCGTTGCGATAAAGATGCGCTGGCATTAGAGATTCTGCAAAATTGTTTTCCTGACCGTAAGGTGGTAGGTATCGATTCTACAGATATTATCTGGGGATTAGGTAGTTTCCATTGCTTGAGCCAGCAGGAACCGGCTTTGTAA
- a CDS encoding LiaF transmembrane domain-containing protein — translation MNNDTIYPKKPGNGKAIAGLVLLIFGAILLFQQLNFLVAPWWLFRWPVILIIVGVYSGAKHNFRNTGSIIMIVIGTLFLADDIFPGFDLSHFIWPLILITLGLWVILGKDKFKKSFARKWGHQGDAANTYDYNYNYKYAAPEWDAKVNLDENGNPIEGEPQPQSNFNYGSKFAAGDDHLDTTSVFGSVHKSILSKDFKGGEVVNIFGGTELNFTQADINGRVYIDVTQLFGGIKIIVPPHWQVTSDMAAVFAGIDDKRRPGGIPLSPDKILILKGTSIFAGVEIKSY, via the coding sequence ATGAACAACGACACAATATATCCTAAAAAGCCCGGCAACGGAAAAGCCATCGCCGGACTTGTACTGTTGATTTTTGGAGCAATATTGCTTTTTCAACAGTTAAACTTTTTAGTTGCACCATGGTGGTTATTCAGATGGCCGGTAATCCTTATCATCGTAGGTGTATACAGCGGTGCTAAACACAACTTCAGAAATACAGGTTCAATTATCATGATTGTAATCGGTACACTGTTTTTGGCCGATGATATCTTCCCCGGTTTCGATCTTTCACATTTTATCTGGCCGCTGATATTGATTACGCTCGGCCTTTGGGTTATCCTCGGTAAAGATAAATTCAAAAAAAGTTTCGCACGTAAATGGGGCCATCAGGGCGATGCAGCCAACACTTATGATTACAACTATAATTATAAATACGCTGCACCTGAGTGGGATGCTAAAGTAAACTTAGATGAAAACGGTAACCCGATTGAAGGAGAACCACAACCACAATCTAATTTTAATTATGGTTCAAAGTTTGCCGCTGGTGACGATCATTTAGATACCACATCGGTATTTGGCAGCGTGCACAAATCAATCCTATCTAAAGATTTTAAAGGTGGCGAGGTAGTAAACATCTTCGGCGGAACTGAACTGAACTTTACCCAGGCCGATATTAATGGACGGGTTTATATAGACGTAACCCAGTTGTTTGGCGGTATCAAAATTATTGTGCCACCGCACTGGCAGGTAACATCAGACATGGCTGCAGTATTTGCCGGTATTGATGATAAACGCCGCCCGGGTGGTATCCCGCTTAGCCCCGATAAAATATTGATCCTGAAAGGCACATCAATATTCGCTGGGGTTGAGATTAAAAGCTACTAA